CATTGAATCTTCATGGATAATACAAATTTAAAAATATCTTGATCACCATTTCCAAGACCCTCATTTTGTTGTTAAATTTGGTTTCTCTATCTGTTTTTATTGGTTGGTAAATTAGTATTTTGAAGAGTTTTGAACTTCAGTCATGGGTGTCAATGCCCTACGACTTTACAACTTTACTTGAGAGGCTGCTCCTTTGGTTTACTTTTTAAAAATAAATCTCTTTTTGATTGAACCGGGAATAAAATATATAGATAAATGGCAAGGTCTAGGAAGCACTTCTTGGGATGGTTTTGTATTTGTTTATATTTCTGTTGGTACCCAAAAGTTGTGATTTTAACTCAGAAGAAGAGTTATTTATTGTGCACAGTAGTTTGGATACCTACCGAGAATTAAACTAATAAAGAACAAGGCCAAATTAAAGAGTTCTGAAATGTGACTAATGTAGGTACTTGTTCTGTCTGGTCATGATCACGATCAGTGTACTGTAACACACCAAACACGTCGTGGCCACATAAAAGAGGTAAGCACATTGTTGTTCTTTgttgaataaaaacaaaaacaaaagatgttgctttttaataatttttacaaCTGGCAGCAGTATCTGATTACGTGGTTGCTGCAGCATACTCTAGGGACAATAAGTTGGCAACAGGGAAATTTGTATCCATCTTTTATGCTATTGTTTGCCTCTAAGAATCCCATACTCTCAAATACATCGGAAGATGTGGTATCAACCTGGCTATGTTTTCTTCCAATGCAAACACACATTTACATATGGTAATCCATCAAGACAATAATTTATATCACATGCAACTCTTCTTTGGATACATATTGTTACAGAATTTTAAGTCTCTTATTCATGTCCATCAGGTATGCATCTCTCTTCATTCTTACAGTACTCGTGCTTCTCCTATGGCCGGCACACGGTTTGGTTGTAGGGGGTCGTTATATTGGTTGGTTGGGGTCCATGTGGAAGGCATTTATTAGTAGTGACCTATTTAGGGGTGCAGGTAAAGAGAAGGACCAAGAAGATGAGAACTGTGAGTATGAGATGGTCTGGGATGCAGAAGGATCCATGCATCTTGTCAAGAAAGTGTCGATAAAGTGTAACGCTGCAAGTTCAACTGACTCAGAATCAATGGCAAGGTAAGTCCACATGTCTCTCCATCTGTTTGTATTCAGAATGCAGTTTTTTGTTGGATTCTGATCTTAGGCGAGCCGGCTACCTATGTTCTGTTGCAGGGGCAGTGCTGTTCTGCGACCAGTGGCAAAGAAGAACATCTCTCAGGAGGTATCTGTTTCTGTAGAGATGAACAATGCAGATACCCACATGGAAGAGGGAGGCACGTCAGTTTCGCAGGGTAGATTAAATCAGTCGAAGAGAAAGTTGGTCTGCGGGAGATCGGTTCGAACATTAAGGTTCCTTTTAGCTATTGCTGTTGTAAACTTGCCTCTGTATATGATGTTTCTGGCCAAAGATTGGATTGACTAATACTGTACGTGAGTTCATTTACTATTTGCGCACGAGTCACTCTTATGAGCGGTTGCAGACAAAAATTACTTTTGCAGTTTTGCTTTTTGTAAGAACTTATGAACTCTTCATCTCTGAAGATTCTAATAGCTGGCAGTGATGAACCAGCTAATACTTGGCATTATTAAAACAAGCATTCTACCATGAAAACCTTGAGAGATATTACACATTATCTCAAATTGAGAAAGTACTGTTCAGAAATTAAACCATTAAAGAAGAACACAGAAATGTTAGAGAACTTAACTTCACGGTAGTGACGGAAGCTTGAACCAGTCGAGCTCTTGAGGAGTAGACTTTGACCAATTGGGTTCAATCCAAGTGTAGTTTCTAAGCCAGCCTTTTGTGCCACAAAAGTTCTTAGCAAAATCCCGACTCTGAAAAGAGTGATAACTACCTGTTTCAAGTGAATAAAATAAAACCCCTTCACCATTCAAACATAATCTAGGGAAATATACCTTGTTCGCCATCCGACTATTCGGAGCTATTGCTGAGAAACAACTAATATCGTAGATGAACAACATATGCTTCCCCAAACTCTCAACTTTAACCCATTTCCTTTTAGCAAAATCCAATCTAAAGATTCTAACTGGCATTTCAGAACATCCTAGTTTCACTAACAAAAGATCACCTCCGCATTCTGCCAAAAAAGTTGGATATGAGTCCTTAAACTGTTGACGGGCTTCCTCAAGGACTTCCCAATTGTAGccatcattcaaatcaaaatttcCCAAAGCTCCGTCATAACCTACACAATAGAATTCCCCATCAAACAAGATCGGAGTGTTACGTATTGGCGAGGATGGCGAGAACTTCTcttcatcaaaataaaaaaaatcccaaTCCTGGCTCCCCCTTTTAATGCAGTGGATAGAcaattcaatttcatcatcacttGTCGGCCTTGCCTCAATAGCGAAAACAACAGTCAGAAGAAGTCGGTATAGAGGAGAAAGAAATATCGGACCTGTAATAACACCCTGGAAAGTCAGGAAGTTTGATGATCTCTCTAGTGAAGGGATTGTAGAAGAATAATTCATCCTCTCTTGACATTAGTAGCCAGCTCCCTTTCTGAAAACGTATTGTGGCATCTAACAACAATTCT
This genomic stretch from Papaver somniferum cultivar HN1 chromosome 5, ASM357369v1, whole genome shotgun sequence harbors:
- the LOC113284403 gene encoding uncharacterized protein LOC113284403 isoform X2, coding for MNYSSTIPSLERSSNFLTFQGVITGPIFLSPLYRLLLTVVFAIEARPTSDDEIELSIHCIKRGSQDWDFFYFDEEKFSPSSPIRNTPILFDGEFYCVGYDGALGNFDLNDGYNWEVLEEARQQFKDSYPTFLAECGGDLLLVKLGCSEMPVRIFRLDFAKRKWVKVESLGKHMLFIYDISCFSAIAPNSRMANKSRDFAKNFCGTKGWLRNYTWIEPNWSKSTPQELDWFKLPSLP